ATAGCGGTCAAGTACGGCAAAGAACTCGAGCCGGACGGTTGGCTGGCCGGGGGCGGCAGTACTCCCAAACATCGCTTCAAAAAAACTCAATGTGAATGACGTGTGGTTGGATGGTAGCTTCCAATTTTCGAGGGGCAATCATGTACCTCACTTTTGCAAATGGCCGCGCCCAAATCAGTGCAGAGGTTATCGCGGTGCACTATCGGCCTCCTTTTGGCGAGCAAACTCCCATCTGTGGTCATACTTGGCTTATTCGTGGGAGGCTACACAGAGTCACACATCTGAATTTGACAGGGTGTTAGAGCTGCTCGTCGCAGGCGTATTACCGCTTGTCGCCAAGGCAAATAGAGCTATGCTAAACCCCAATCGGAGGTTTAACTTGAGCATATGCGCCTGTAGAATGCGCGCCTGCTTTTACCGTCACCACACAGGGGATGAACCGAGATGAAAAAAACTGAGGAGTCAACCGTGCCACTATCCACAAAGCTCGCTAGCGGCGCTTCGGATAGGCGCTCCAATGTGATCGGCTTCGCTCAGTTCAAGGAACGGCAGGCCAACGAGGAATACAGAAAAGCTCTTGAAGTGGTTGTCGCAAACGCTCAAAAAGCTGACTGGTAATTCCGAATACCCTCAAATCTCTTCAAGGATGTGAAGATGGCCGCTCCCGCCCCCAAGGAAAGAGTTACTAAAGGTGCTGATGCTAAGTCGTCCTCTATGGGCATACGCCAACGAATCGAAGGCCGACGTACAGATGAGATCGTCATCGCCTTCTGCGGACCCGTTGGTTGCAATTTAGCCGATGTCATACGATCCATCCGCCTTCAATTCGAAGAATACGGTTATGTCACTGAACATGTAAAAGTCAGCAACATTATCAAGACACACTTTAAGACCCATGGTCTTCCTTCGGAATTGAAAAACGTTTCACTCGATGTTTCCTCTGGCAAGGAGCGGTATACAACTCTCCAAGACTTGGGCAATGAGCTTAGAAAGAAGCATGACTCACCAATTCTTGCAGCTTTGGCGATGCAAGAAATAGCTGTCAAGCGTACTATAGCAAAAGGCCCAGAAGGCAAGGCTCCTAAAACCGTCTATATAATAGACCAACTTAAACACCCAGAAGAGGTAGAACTTTTCAAGCTTGTTTATGGAGAGATCTTCTATCTTATTGGAGTATTGAGCCCTGAAAAAATTAGATTCAACTATCTAACTCGTTCGGAAAGAATCCCTAAGCACGAAGCACAATATTTGATTGACCGTGATCGAAACGAACTCAATGCAACTCACGGACAGAAACTAGAAAAAACTTTGCAGCTTGCGGACTTCTTCATCCGCAACAACCAAGACTCAGTTTCAAACCTAACCGCTCCTTGCCAAAGATTTGCTGCACTAGTACATGGAAAAAATGGCATTACACCAACTATAGATGAATCAGGCATGTATGCAGCCTATTCAGCTTCATTAAAATCCGCATGTCTAAGCAGACAAGTTGGTGCTGCCATTGTCAACAAAGAGGGAAATGTTATTTCGCTTGGTTGGAACGATGTTCCAAAATTTGGAGGTGGACTTTACACCTCAGATAGCTCAAATGACCAACGATGCATATACCACGGTGGAAAATGCTACAACGACATACACAAGTCACATCTGATTGAAGACATTGTGAATATCGTTAGCAAGAAAGTTGCAGTTACTCAAGAAACAAAAGATGATCTTGCTCGTCTGATCCAAAAAGAAACACGAGCGGGGTCAATCATAGAGTTCTCTCGCGCCATTCACGCAGAGATGGAGGCGATTCTCGGTCTAGCTCGGTCTCATGGGAACTCAACCGACTCCTGCGTCCTATACACAACGACATTTCCTTGTCACAACTGTGCTCGACATATCATTGCCGCTGGGATCAAGCGGGTCGTCTACATTGAACCGTATGAAAAAAGTCTTGCACTTGACTTACATGAAGACGCCATTACTACAGATGCTTGGACTCCGGACAAGACGTTATTCGAAACGTTTTCTGGAGTACCTCCCAGCAAATACTCCGCATTCTTCATGTCTAGAGGCGATAAAAAGGATAAAACTGGCCAGGCCATTGATATTATTAAAACGGATGCAATGCACATCGGAACTCAGTACCTTGATCCATATCAGACTATCGAAGGAAAGGTTGTTCAAGATCTACTGAGCAAGGTTGGCGCATTTACTCCACCGCCTCCGCCAGCTCCTGGAAGTATTCGGCAGAATACAACAACGCCGAGTGGCCTTGGCGGACCGTCGACTACTTTCCCATCAGGACATCAATCGGCCAATGGACCCCAACCAACATCACCTTTGCCCCCAGAACCTGAACCAGCAGCATAAAAAAGCCTTGCATAAAGCGGGGCTTTCACATAATAAAATCTTAACGCCCCACTGCTAAATTCCCCTATTAATATCGAATACTGATTCCCTATCGGCCCTTTTGACCCTATCGGCTTTTATAAGCATTTTCGAACTATTTAACATCAAACATTACGCTTCTCGTATTTTTCTCAAAGCTTGTCATATATCCAAATTACAGACGCTACCCGCATCACTGAAATGCATAAGCGCACTTCCAGTAATATTAATTATTCAATTATTAGACTTAGCACCTGCTATTTTTCTCAAGCAATGTGAATTAGTTAGCATCCATTCGACGACCCAAAGGCCTCATAAAAAACGATATAGCGTACCCACGATTAGGTCCCTGATAAATTTTGCAAAACTATGAGCAATCGACTCATTTTTTGTCGGCTACCCTTCAAAAACCCGCAGGAAGCGGCCCCCGATTCAGCTCAAGGAACGACCATGTCCCTCTCCATCGTCCACAGTCGCGCCCAGATTGGCGTGGATGCTCCCGCCGTCACCGTCGAAGTTCATCTCGCCAACGGTCTGCCGTCGCTGACCATGGTCGGCCTGCCCGAGGCGGCGGTGAAAGAGAGCAAGGATCGCGTGCGCAGTGCGATCATCAATTCCGGGCTGCAGTTTCCGGCGCGGCGGATCACTTTGAATCTGGCGCCGGCGGATCTGCCCAAGGATGGCGGGCGGTTTGATCTGGCGATTGCCTTGGGGATTCTGTCGGCGAGTGTGCAGGTGCCTTGTCTTACGCTGGATGATGTGGAGTGCCTCGGCGAGTTGGCGTTGTCCGGCGCGGTTCGGCCGGTGCGCGGGGTGTTGCCAGCGGCTCTCGCAGCGCGCAAGGCCGGGCGGGCGCTGGTGGTGCCGCGGGCGAATGCCGAAGAGGCCTGCCTGGCTTCGGGGTTGAAGGTGTTTGCGGTGGATCATCTGCTTGAAGCCGTGGCGCATTTCAATGGGCACACCCCGGTCGAACCTTACATATCGGACGGGCTGATGCATGCCGCCCGACCCTATCCCGATCTCAATGAGGTGCAAGGGCAGATTGCCGCCAAGCGCGCGCTGCTGGTCGCGGCTGCGGGGGCGCATAACCTGCTGTTCAGCGGGCCGCCCGGTACCGGTAAGACTTTATTGGCCAGCCGCTTGCCCGGATTGCTGCCGCCGTTGTCCGAGTGCGAAGCGCTGGAAGTGGCAGCGATTCAGTCAGTCGCCAGCGGCGTGCCCCTCACCCACTGGCCGCAGCGGCCGTTTCGCCAACCGCACCATTCCGCGTCCGGGCCGGCGCTGGTCGGCGGCAGTTCGAAACCGCAACCCGGCGAAATAACGCTCGCTCATCATGGCGTACTGTTTCTTGATGAGTTGCCGGAGTTCGATCGCAAAGTTTTGGAGGTTCTGCGCGAGCCATTGGAGTCCGGGCATATCGTGATCGCCCGAGCCAAGGACCGGGTGCGCTTTCCCGCGCGGTTTCAATTGGTGGCGGCGATGAATCCGTGTCCCTGTGGATATCTTGGCGAGCCAAGCGGCAAATGCTCATGCACACCGGACATGGTCCAGCGCTATCGCAACAAGCTGTCTGGACCGTTACTGGATCGGATCGATTTGCACCTGACGGTGGCGCGGGAAGCGACGGCGTTGAACCCGCAGGTGAAGCCGGGAGAGGATAGCGCCAGCGCCGCAGCATTAGTGGCCGAGGCACGCGAACGACAGCAGAAGCGTCAGGGCTGTGCCAATGCGTTTCTCGATCTGCCGGGGTTGAAGCGGCACTGCAAGTTATCCACAGCCGACGAAGCCTGGCTCGAGTCGGCCTGTGAGCGATTAACGCTTTCGCTGCGCTCGGCTCATCGCCTGCTCAAGGTCGCCCGGACACTGGCAGACCTTGAGCAAGTCGATGCAATCAAACGCGAACACTTGGCCGAAGCGCTGCAATACCGGCCAGCGACACCTTAATGCTCAGTCAGATCAACCAGCGGCGTCTGCCGCACGTCGGTGTCGCGTCCGGCCTGAATTTCGGTCACACGCTTCAAGGCGTTATCAACAGCACCTTTGTCCGCGAGCAGGCTATAGCTGATCTGAAACTGCTGGCTGGCTTTCGGCGCGATGGTCGGCACCAGGTTCAGCGGCCGTTGATAGCGACGGTTGTAGGAAAAACTGGTGCCGGGCTCAAGCCCTGTAACGTAGCCCTGCCCTTGGGTATCGGTGTTTTTCCACAGGGAAAATACCGGCAACTGTTGAGTGTTGAAGCCGACAGAAACGCCCAGGCTGCCCGCCTTGTTATGCAGAACGGTCAGAGTCTGCCCCTTGGCATCCGCATAGGGCACGACGTTATAAACCGTTTCGTCGTAATCCTTGGTCGGCCCGCGATAGGTCTGCCAGTCGGCCAGGTCGCCTTTGGCCTTGTCGTTGAACGGCGACACCTGCTTGACGGGCGCGGCAAACCGGGCGCCCTCTCCGAGAAAAGGCGTACTGAAGTTGCTGTGATACAGCGCCTGATATTCCTTCGGATAGTCACCGTTGTTGGTCAACGTATCGTTAAGCGCGAAAGATGTACTGCCCGGCACAGTGAGCAGCTCGGTGGCCACGGAGAAATCGACTTTTTTGAACGCCTGCTCTTTCAACTCGCCACGCAAAGTAATGGCGTAGGGCGGTTTTTCGTCGATGTGCAGGCTGACTTTGTTCGCGGGAATGTTCGCCGCGCGACCGTGCAGGGTCAGCAATTCGCCATTGTCCATGCCCGGATGGCCAACCCAC
This window of the Pseudomonas fluorescens genome carries:
- a CDS encoding YifB family Mg chelatase-like AAA ATPase, producing MSLSIVHSRAQIGVDAPAVTVEVHLANGLPSLTMVGLPEAAVKESKDRVRSAIINSGLQFPARRITLNLAPADLPKDGGRFDLAIALGILSASVQVPCLTLDDVECLGELALSGAVRPVRGVLPAALAARKAGRALVVPRANAEEACLASGLKVFAVDHLLEAVAHFNGHTPVEPYISDGLMHAARPYPDLNEVQGQIAAKRALLVAAAGAHNLLFSGPPGTGKTLLASRLPGLLPPLSECEALEVAAIQSVASGVPLTHWPQRPFRQPHHSASGPALVGGSSKPQPGEITLAHHGVLFLDELPEFDRKVLEVLREPLESGHIVIARAKDRVRFPARFQLVAAMNPCPCGYLGEPSGKCSCTPDMVQRYRNKLSGPLLDRIDLHLTVAREATALNPQVKPGEDSASAAALVAEARERQQKRQGCANAFLDLPGLKRHCKLSTADEAWLESACERLTLSLRSAHRLLKVARTLADLEQVDAIKREHLAEALQYRPATP
- a CDS encoding aldose 1-epimerase family protein — its product is MTSLKLAVALATMAAASQAMAWDYVLLDTDKPAQNWTVTSERLGIKTDKPFSVTLRTLHGGRQEGVSIVDIDNGTMKLSVVPTRGMNVLQAKVGDVRMGWDSPVKEVVNPAFIELNGRGGLGWLEGFNELVTRCGYEWVGHPGMDNGELLTLHGRAANIPANKVSLHIDEKPPYAITLRGELKEQAFKKVDFSVATELLTVPGSTSFALNDTLTNNGDYPKEYQALYHSNFSTPFLGEGARFAAPVKQVSPFNDKAKGDLADWQTYRGPTKDYDETVYNVVPYADAKGQTLTVLHNKAGSLGVSVGFNTQQLPVFSLWKNTDTQGQGYVTGLEPGTSFSYNRRYQRPLNLVPTIAPKASQQFQISYSLLADKGAVDNALKRVTEIQAGRDTDVRQTPLVDLTEH
- a CDS encoding anti-phage dCTP deaminase, coding for MAAPAPKERVTKGADAKSSSMGIRQRIEGRRTDEIVIAFCGPVGCNLADVIRSIRLQFEEYGYVTEHVKVSNIIKTHFKTHGLPSELKNVSLDVSSGKERYTTLQDLGNELRKKHDSPILAALAMQEIAVKRTIAKGPEGKAPKTVYIIDQLKHPEEVELFKLVYGEIFYLIGVLSPEKIRFNYLTRSERIPKHEAQYLIDRDRNELNATHGQKLEKTLQLADFFIRNNQDSVSNLTAPCQRFAALVHGKNGITPTIDESGMYAAYSASLKSACLSRQVGAAIVNKEGNVISLGWNDVPKFGGGLYTSDSSNDQRCIYHGGKCYNDIHKSHLIEDIVNIVSKKVAVTQETKDDLARLIQKETRAGSIIEFSRAIHAEMEAILGLARSHGNSTDSCVLYTTTFPCHNCARHIIAAGIKRVVYIEPYEKSLALDLHEDAITTDAWTPDKTLFETFSGVPPSKYSAFFMSRGDKKDKTGQAIDIIKTDAMHIGTQYLDPYQTIEGKVVQDLLSKVGAFTPPPPPAPGSIRQNTTTPSGLGGPSTTFPSGHQSANGPQPTSPLPPEPEPAA